From Lolium perenne isolate Kyuss_39 chromosome 5, Kyuss_2.0, whole genome shotgun sequence, a single genomic window includes:
- the LOC127298603 gene encoding uncharacterized protein, with the protein MLASSVSKIVPRSASRTPASLRCSRPRAIKVVSDVCDPVDRNCVLALCPPPPRASPTPPGPPSCSSASHLQPVRPSSSPALLFVDLACTAKLCERRHLLDQDPPDVLYRARVLRVVPVPAPRQSLRHRSITDVHDHVRPQQPRALAVSLGLFVTNSIRLLEDVRGAPRHPLQTGQQSPSVSKPRHGQAQTAVDASGRLAPSAPVAPPSVGIACSRRQRAALLVQFDAVRDLAQLLGGTRQCFVLKFLR; encoded by the exons ATGCTCGCCTCCTCGGTCTCCAAGATCGTCCCGCGTTCGGCGTCCAGAACACCGGCCAGCCTCCGCTGCTCGCGGCCGCGCGCCATCAAGGTCGTCTCCGACGTCTGCGACCCCGTCGACAGGAACTGCGTCTTAGCCTTGTGTCCTCCACCTCCCCGAGCTTCACCAACGCCACCTGGGCCTCCTTCGTGCTCGTCCGCGTCTCACCTCCAACCAGTACGTCCGTCAAGTTCTCCGGCGCTGCTCTTCGTCGACCTCGCGTGCACCGCCAAGCTCTGCGAACGCCGGCATCTGCTCGACCAAGATCCTCCCGACGTGCTCTACCGCGCGCGCGTCCTGCGCGTCGTCCCGGTCCCGGCGCCTCGGCAAAGTCTCCGTCATCGCTCCATCACAGACGTCCACGACCATGTCCGCCCTCAGCAGCCGCGAGCGCTTGCTGTCTCTCTCGGCCTCTTCGTCACCAATTCCATCCggcttctcgaggacgtacgtgGCGCTCCACGCCATCCCCTTCAAA CAGGCCAGCAAAGTCCGTCAGTATCCAAGCCACGGCATGGCCAAGCGCAGACCGCCGTCGACGCCTCTGGCCGGCTGGCTCCGTCTGCTCCCGTCGCTCCTCCATCCGTGGGTATCGCGTGCAGCAGGAGGCAAAGAGCTGCTTTGTTGGTTCAGTTTGATGCAGTACGTGATCTCGCCCAGCTG TTGGGTGGCACCCGTCAGTGTTTTGTGCTAAAATTCCTCCGGTGA